The following coding sequences are from one Saprospiraceae bacterium window:
- a CDS encoding PhoH family protein, with translation MSQSEIILTLENLDPVALFGENNSKLNLIRKSYPDTIITSRGSLIKITGKKKDTQAVKEKVETMVRMLRDKKDLSFQAVEDLLQGESPYQQPVGPNENKMVLVHGRDGRVIYAKTKNQQIMVESSAENDVVFAIGPAGTGKTYTAVAIAVRALKNREVKKIILTRPAVEAGESLGFLPGDLKEKIDPYLRPLYDALDDMIPAERLQQFMETRVLEIAPLAFMRGRTLDNAFIILDEAQNCTPLQLKMFLTRLGPSAKCIITGDLSQIDLPYKQVSGLRHATKLLQNIYGISTVYLNREDVVRHRLVKEILKAYDKRDANRPADEEE, from the coding sequence TTGTCACAAAGTGAAATCATCCTCACCCTGGAAAATCTGGATCCCGTTGCTCTTTTCGGCGAAAATAACAGCAAACTGAATCTGATCCGAAAATCTTATCCGGATACCATCATTACTTCAAGAGGTTCTCTCATTAAAATTACGGGCAAGAAGAAGGATACCCAAGCTGTCAAAGAGAAAGTTGAAACAATGGTTAGAATGCTGAGGGATAAAAAAGACTTAAGTTTTCAGGCTGTTGAAGATCTCTTACAAGGAGAAAGCCCGTATCAGCAACCCGTTGGACCCAATGAGAATAAAATGGTCTTAGTGCACGGTCGGGATGGAAGAGTCATCTACGCTAAAACGAAGAACCAACAAATAATGGTGGAATCCAGTGCCGAAAATGATGTGGTCTTCGCAATTGGTCCAGCGGGGACCGGTAAAACCTATACCGCCGTAGCTATAGCAGTAAGGGCGTTGAAAAACAGGGAAGTCAAAAAAATTATATTAACGCGTCCGGCGGTCGAAGCAGGTGAAAGTTTAGGTTTTCTTCCGGGAGATCTCAAAGAAAAAATTGATCCTTATCTTAGGCCACTTTACGATGCACTGGATGACATGATCCCTGCGGAGCGCCTCCAACAGTTTATGGAAACCCGGGTATTAGAAATAGCACCACTTGCTTTCATGCGGGGTCGAACTTTGGACAATGCATTCATCATTTTAGATGAAGCTCAAAACTGTACACCACTTCAGCTCAAAATGTTTCTTACCAGATTGGGTCCATCTGCAAAATGCATTATAACGGGCGACCTCTCTCAAATTGATCTTCCTTACAAACAGGTCTCAGGGCTGCGGCATGCGACCAAATTATTGCAAAATATCTATGGCATTTCAACTGTTTATCTTAATCGTGAGGATGTAGTACGACACCGACTCGTCAAAGAAATCTTAAAAGCCTACGACAAACGCGATGCAAATAGGCCGGCAGATGAGGAGGAGTAG
- a CDS encoding Rrf2 family transcriptional regulator, whose protein sequence is MRTLSKATIYCLRALIYVASKNEKEKYINIGEISEELNISFHFLTKTFQVLTQHDLLASHRGPHGGILLKKPMEEIFLIDIVHILEGEDFFEKCLLGLPGCGSHEPCPVHNFWKNVKGSLQKEFEETSLADLASNIKSKKMRI, encoded by the coding sequence ATGCGCACACTTTCAAAAGCCACGATCTATTGTTTAAGAGCCCTGATCTATGTGGCATCTAAAAACGAAAAAGAAAAGTATATCAACATTGGGGAGATCTCAGAAGAACTCAATATTTCATTTCATTTTCTGACCAAAACCTTTCAGGTCCTTACCCAACATGACTTATTGGCCTCACACCGCGGACCACATGGCGGCATTTTGCTTAAAAAACCCATGGAGGAAATCTTTCTCATCGATATTGTTCATATACTTGAAGGGGAAGATTTTTTTGAAAAATGCCTTTTGGGTTTGCCCGGCTGCGGATCGCACGAACCTTGCCCCGTTCATAATTTCTGGAAAAATGTGAAAGGCTCGCTTCAGAAAGAATTTGAGGAAACCTCACTCGCAGACCTCGCTAGTAATATCAAATCGAAAAAAATGCGTATCTGA
- a CDS encoding antibiotic biosynthesis monooxygenase encodes MVTRIVKMCFRESEINNFKNLFEQVKLPILSCEGCISVKLLQSKDEPQFIFTLSKWNEEKDLENYRQSELFLNTWKITRLMFEGKAEAWTLYDL; translated from the coding sequence ATGGTCACTCGAATAGTAAAAATGTGCTTCCGTGAATCTGAAATAAATAATTTTAAAAATTTATTCGAACAAGTAAAACTGCCCATACTATCCTGTGAAGGTTGCATTTCTGTAAAATTACTTCAATCAAAAGATGAACCCCAATTCATTTTCACCCTCAGCAAATGGAATGAGGAAAAGGATCTTGAAAATTATCGTCAATCTGAATTATTTCTCAACACATGGAAGATAACCAGGTTAATGTTTGAAGGGAAAGCGGAGGCCTGGACCTTGTATGATCTTTAA
- a CDS encoding toxin-antitoxin system YwqK family antitoxin translates to MKSSIVGFSLLSILFLISCKGIKQVETKYENGRTFESYSIRLEGKDSIREGSYKRFDDGGNILEECIYLNGKIHGLRKMYLDGKLISEETRDQDKYQGPFKAYHNNGAVQLEAEYINDEMTGLVKVYYPHGGLKETVTFDKNVEMGPFKEYHENGRLKAEGVYHQFEGPVEHGELKLYDTSGILIKIMQCDMGKCSTTWKKDSLIIN, encoded by the coding sequence ATGAAAAGTTCGATTGTTGGATTTAGCTTGTTGAGTATCCTATTCCTGATTTCGTGTAAAGGGATCAAACAGGTCGAAACCAAATATGAAAATGGCCGGACCTTCGAAAGTTATAGCATTCGTTTAGAAGGAAAGGACAGCATTCGCGAAGGTTCCTACAAGAGATTTGATGATGGTGGAAATATATTGGAAGAATGCATTTATCTAAATGGGAAAATTCATGGTCTTCGGAAAATGTATTTGGATGGAAAACTGATTAGCGAAGAAACCCGCGATCAGGATAAATACCAAGGCCCATTTAAAGCTTACCACAACAATGGCGCAGTTCAGCTCGAGGCTGAATATATAAATGATGAAATGACCGGATTGGTCAAGGTTTATTATCCTCATGGCGGATTAAAAGAAACCGTTACATTTGATAAAAATGTTGAAATGGGACCATTCAAAGAATACCATGAAAATGGCAGATTAAAAGCTGAAGGGGTATATCACCAGTTTGAAGGTCCTGTTGAACATGGTGAATTGAAATTGTACGATACCAGCGGTATTCTGATTAAAATAATGCAATGCGACATGGGTAAATGTTCAACAACATGGAAAAAAGATTCACTCATTATAAACTAA
- the porQ gene encoding type IX secretion system protein PorQ yields the protein MEKRFTHYKLIFICIFSTGLVFSQTGGQHIYQFMNTSPGARISALGGMPISWRANDPAAVYLNPSLLNTEMSGALHFSSLSYFSDISFGHFSYTHGLDSADIALQLGIHYANYGDITRTDPFGNSNGSFKASDSDIYLAASKTIKERIQLGASLHYISSSLDLYSSQGLSLNAGVSYFNPEKKFGLSLLFKHLGFQLSKYHQTSEKLPFEVQLAYSKKLKHLPLIYHIGIQHLQKWNVRYDDPDLQDDGVLFGDTNEDSDFSKSFSNALRHFVFGVELNIGKKENFSLRFGYNNLRNRELSLADYRSLSGLSGGFGIKIYKFKFDYSYASYHIAGGSSQISISTNLNHFFGKEI from the coding sequence ATGGAAAAAAGATTCACTCATTATAAACTAATTTTTATCTGTATTTTCTCTACCGGTTTGGTGTTTAGCCAAACAGGTGGTCAACACATTTACCAATTTATGAATACCTCACCTGGCGCACGCATAAGTGCTTTAGGTGGAATGCCCATATCGTGGCGGGCCAATGATCCGGCAGCAGTTTATTTAAATCCTTCACTCTTAAATACTGAGATGAGTGGTGCTCTTCATTTTTCAAGCTTGTCCTATTTCTCTGATATTTCATTTGGGCATTTTAGTTATACACATGGCCTGGACAGCGCAGATATTGCTTTACAGCTTGGCATCCACTATGCAAATTATGGGGATATTACGCGCACAGACCCATTCGGTAATTCAAATGGAAGTTTTAAAGCATCTGATTCGGATATTTATCTTGCGGCTTCAAAAACAATCAAAGAACGCATTCAGCTAGGAGCCAGTCTTCATTATATATCTTCAAGTCTCGATTTATATTCATCACAGGGATTGAGTTTAAATGCCGGAGTTTCTTATTTCAATCCTGAAAAAAAATTCGGCTTGAGTCTTTTGTTTAAGCACCTAGGATTTCAATTAAGTAAATACCATCAGACTTCAGAAAAACTACCATTTGAAGTCCAACTAGCATATTCTAAAAAATTAAAACATTTACCACTGATCTATCACATCGGAATTCAACATCTTCAAAAATGGAATGTGCGTTATGACGATCCTGATTTGCAGGATGATGGTGTTCTTTTTGGCGATACCAATGAAGACAGCGATTTTTCAAAATCGTTTTCAAATGCACTTAGGCACTTTGTATTTGGCGTTGAGTTAAATATTGGTAAAAAAGAAAATTTCTCGTTGCGTTTTGGATATAACAATCTTCGCAATCGCGAACTATCTCTGGCTGACTACAGAAGTTTGTCCGGTCTTTCCGGTGGTTTCGGAATTAAAATCTACAAATTCAAATTCGATTACTCCTATGCATCCTACCACATAGCCGGTGGCAGTAGCCAAATCAGCATCAGCACGAATTTGAATCATTTTTTCGGAAAAGAAATATAG
- a CDS encoding aminoacyl-tRNA hydrolase, producing MKYLIAGLGNMDKDYFGTRHNIGFDVVDEMATKLQASFSTGSLAHFAQSSYKGRKLILIKPTTYMNLSGKAIKYWMTKENITLDHLFVILDDLNLPYGKIRIRPNGSDGGHNGLKDIQQNLESNQYARLRVGIGNTFSKGKQVDFVLGKWNQDELKHFDKIKTLAAEASLSFCFAGLQNTMNIFNAKSIEEL from the coding sequence ATGAAATATCTTATTGCAGGCTTAGGAAATATGGACAAAGACTACTTCGGTACACGGCACAATATTGGATTTGATGTAGTCGATGAAATGGCCACAAAACTTCAAGCCAGTTTTTCAACAGGCAGTTTAGCTCATTTTGCACAGTCGTCCTATAAAGGAAGAAAATTGATCCTGATCAAACCCACTACCTACATGAATCTGAGCGGTAAGGCCATTAAATACTGGATGACAAAGGAAAACATAACTCTGGACCATCTCTTCGTAATTTTAGATGATTTAAACCTCCCTTATGGGAAAATTCGAATTCGCCCCAATGGTTCAGATGGTGGGCATAATGGCTTAAAAGACATCCAACAAAATCTCGAAAGTAATCAATATGCCAGATTGCGGGTTGGAATTGGCAATACTTTTTCTAAAGGCAAACAAGTTGATTTTGTTTTGGGCAAATGGAATCAAGACGAACTGAAGCACTTTGATAAAATAAAAACACTGGCTGCTGAAGCTTCACTTTCTTTTTGTTTTGCAGGTTTACAAAACACCATGAATATTTTTAATGCCAAGTCAATAGAAGAATTGTAA
- a CDS encoding PD40 domain-containing protein — translation MQHLFILLITCLYLHAMDAQAVVSLETVSTKFRKKFDQAQTEYKNGQLEKARNSFSKIIQQFPDFIDAQIQLASVCYELNDYTAAAKHFETALKLDSFYKIKVYYTLAIVQYKLERFARAKANMEVFISKESSNIDLLSKAKTLYKKISFAADSTNYNFEIQQKRIAAFYSDFSEYMPSIQADGKLAYFTRRSPRGDEDIFYAIKQDTTWSMAVPLDVINTPLNEGSPSISADGKLLVFTSCDRREGLGGCDLYFSEWDGNQWSNPRNFGEQINTPAYESQACISNNGRTLHFVSNRKGTLGGTDIWFSHKKQDGKWTTPKNIGEPINTTGDDVSPFLHSNGITLYFASDGHTGMGGKDLFVSTLDSNNHWSQVNNLGYPPNSIGDESSWIVLPNGKTAWMASDHEYLENNRMKANLDLYEIPLPASMQVVAATYVKIKIQDKSTKIPLQAEVKIYNLSTQKLMLVQKADVLGQILFSVPAGSDYAIQVQHDLYNLYTEQFLCNEPRSVYRPLLLNVDLSKLQESIDVQVVLKNIFFETGSDVLLPASKFELDALYKILKSNNKLKILIEGHTDNVGEELDNQLLSTNRAQAVVNYLLTKGITADRLEAKGQGESKPISDNNSEEGRRLNRRIEFTIID, via the coding sequence ATGCAACACCTTTTCATTTTATTGATAACTTGTCTTTACTTACATGCTATGGATGCTCAGGCGGTGGTAAGTTTGGAAACTGTATCAACAAAGTTTCGCAAAAAATTTGACCAGGCCCAAACAGAATATAAAAATGGCCAACTTGAAAAGGCCCGAAATTCATTTAGCAAAATCATCCAACAATTTCCGGATTTTATCGATGCCCAAATTCAATTGGCTTCCGTCTGTTATGAGCTCAATGATTATACAGCCGCTGCCAAACATTTCGAAACAGCATTAAAGTTGGATTCATTTTATAAGATTAAAGTTTATTATACCCTTGCTATAGTGCAGTATAAATTGGAAAGGTTTGCTCGTGCCAAGGCAAACATGGAAGTTTTTATATCAAAAGAATCATCCAATATAGATTTACTGAGCAAAGCAAAAACTTTGTACAAGAAAATTTCATTTGCAGCTGATTCTACGAATTATAATTTTGAGATTCAACAAAAACGCATAGCGGCATTTTACTCGGATTTTTCAGAATATATGCCTAGCATACAAGCAGATGGAAAACTCGCCTACTTCACGCGAAGAAGTCCAAGAGGTGATGAAGATATTTTTTATGCAATCAAACAGGATACAACTTGGTCGATGGCCGTACCATTGGATGTGATCAATACGCCATTAAATGAAGGCTCACCATCTATTTCAGCTGATGGAAAATTATTGGTTTTTACTTCCTGTGACCGAAGAGAAGGACTTGGTGGCTGCGATCTATATTTTTCGGAATGGGATGGAAACCAATGGTCCAATCCCAGGAATTTTGGTGAGCAAATCAATACTCCGGCATATGAGTCCCAGGCTTGTATCTCAAACAATGGAAGAACTTTACATTTTGTAAGCAACCGAAAGGGAACTTTAGGTGGGACAGATATTTGGTTTTCACATAAAAAGCAAGATGGAAAATGGACTACACCCAAAAACATAGGCGAGCCCATCAACACAACAGGAGATGATGTGAGTCCATTTCTACATTCGAATGGCATCACTTTGTATTTTGCATCTGATGGACATACGGGAATGGGGGGGAAAGATTTGTTTGTTAGCACCTTGGATTCAAACAATCATTGGAGCCAGGTCAACAATTTGGGATATCCTCCAAACTCAATTGGCGATGAATCTTCCTGGATTGTTCTTCCGAATGGTAAAACTGCATGGATGGCAAGTGACCATGAATACCTTGAAAATAACAGGATGAAAGCGAATTTGGACTTGTATGAGATTCCATTGCCAGCTTCAATGCAAGTTGTAGCTGCAACTTACGTAAAAATCAAGATTCAGGATAAGTCAACTAAAATTCCGTTGCAGGCGGAAGTAAAAATATATAACCTAAGCACTCAAAAATTAATGCTGGTTCAAAAAGCGGATGTGCTGGGACAAATTTTATTTTCAGTGCCTGCAGGATCCGATTATGCTATTCAAGTGCAACATGATTTATACAATTTATATACAGAGCAATTTTTATGCAATGAACCAAGATCCGTTTATCGACCGCTCCTATTAAATGTCGATTTATCCAAATTACAGGAATCCATTGATGTGCAAGTCGTTTTAAAGAATATTTTCTTTGAAACCGGATCTGATGTTTTGTTGCCTGCAAGTAAATTTGAATTAGATGCATTGTATAAAATCCTGAAATCAAACAACAAATTAAAGATTTTAATAGAAGGTCATACGGATAATGTAGGTGAGGAATTAGATAATCAATTGCTTTCTACAAATCGAGCCCAAGCAGTAGTGAATTATTTGTTGACCAAAGGCATCACGGCAGATCGTTTGGAAGCAAAAGGTCAGGGTGAATCTAAACCGATATCGGATAATAATTCAGAAGAAGGCAGACGTTTAAACAGAAGAATTGAATTTACAATTATTGACTAA
- a CDS encoding tetratricopeptide repeat protein encodes MANRQQLYKAMLPGNFFKVIVQGKFEFGNEKSYQKVIQLFEQKSEVLYKKELLFKTTEQLFVPEDFSLTINRFIGTTSEKIWKNTVSLLEYCAQFSASGSLNAWMADNGTILQHVHIEPKGEKSSVMLYLEGKKLAEQTGKELEAIQLLTDAIEKYNRHSQAYEIRGYVNFHLKNYEDALYDFKKSVAIDNMNASSHYGIGRTLMVKNDYPAALESFEQSMKHSIALQPLHWASRRAKGNCHLEMKAFELAKFEYKLLVARKFPETDPNFKHISKTWFNYGKTLFALGELDAALDAFDKSLETNGLADLNNKAEVFMQRGLARKAAGKADYILDLKKAAELGDASATQFLAQLS; translated from the coding sequence TTGGCAAACCGACAACAATTATACAAAGCTATGCTTCCAGGCAATTTTTTTAAAGTCATCGTTCAGGGAAAGTTTGAGTTTGGAAATGAAAAGTCTTACCAAAAAGTCATCCAATTATTTGAACAAAAATCTGAGGTTCTTTACAAAAAAGAACTATTGTTTAAAACAACCGAACAGTTGTTTGTACCCGAAGATTTTAGTTTGACCATTAATCGTTTTATTGGTACAACTTCCGAAAAAATCTGGAAAAACACAGTCAGCTTATTGGAATATTGTGCGCAATTTTCTGCTTCAGGTAGCCTGAATGCATGGATGGCAGACAATGGCACTATTTTGCAACATGTACATATTGAGCCCAAAGGAGAAAAGTCATCTGTGATGTTATACCTGGAAGGTAAAAAACTTGCTGAACAAACAGGTAAGGAACTTGAGGCTATTCAATTATTGACAGACGCTATTGAAAAATACAACAGACATTCACAGGCATACGAAATTAGAGGGTATGTAAATTTTCATTTGAAAAATTACGAAGACGCGCTCTATGATTTTAAAAAATCTGTTGCCATTGACAATATGAATGCATCTTCGCATTATGGTATTGGTCGCACTCTCATGGTTAAAAATGATTATCCGGCTGCCTTGGAAAGTTTTGAGCAATCAATGAAGCATTCTATCGCGCTTCAACCTTTGCATTGGGCATCAAGACGCGCCAAAGGAAATTGTCATCTTGAAATGAAAGCGTTTGAGCTCGCGAAATTTGAATATAAACTGTTAGTTGCCCGAAAATTTCCGGAAACTGATCCTAACTTCAAACATATTTCAAAAACCTGGTTCAACTATGGTAAAACATTATTTGCCTTAGGTGAACTTGATGCAGCTCTGGATGCCTTTGATAAAAGTCTTGAAACCAATGGACTTGCAGATTTAAATAACAAAGCAGAAGTATTTATGCAACGTGGTTTAGCCAGAAAAGCAGCCGGTAAGGCAGATTACATTCTCGATCTTAAAAAGGCAGCAGAATTGGGCGATGCATCCGCTACTCAATTTTTGGCTCAACTGTCTTAA
- a CDS encoding peptidylprolyl isomerase produces MGMIASIRKRLWVVTVLMALALVGFIVMDMTSGGSASLFNNPDSVGKAAGQDLSWREFQNTERVLYANSEVDYFGRKDYLWNQFVEKSILEAEAKHTGTGISEGEMQELQFGYNLSPIIQRNFTDPNTGAINREQLNVFKQGLEDESLDPRLKDFWLVQEKEVNKDRMHSKLNNLVAKSLYMPNFMVERNQYESNYRLDFAYGVIPYNAIDEEEIKIEESDYEAMRKEKEASIRTEEETRTVKLAILEIIPTSEDSATLREAIASKIDAFQTSTNDSSFIISNLGTWEDAYKQAFELNPAIQDTLFKIPVGSVYGPYIDNGEYRISKVLNRKAIPDSVKASHILIRVQTREQYLSAVSLLDSISNLVKNGTSGFDSLAMKFSQDQGSAIKGGDLGYTTKGKMVKPFNDAIFYQMKKGELKIVLSQFGLHLIYLEDAAYNNNTIEVHLGTIGETILPGEQVANSLYDYAQTLIQENRTLSALEEALNKEGKYKLEVAGNLFENTYQIATIGAFSNNTARDIVRWAFAKSTNEGDVSPEVYSIQEEVKKYTHKYVIAGLSEIVPKGIASIEPFRNQFKNEILKRKRYEKIKNKIGNVTDLTLVLGEYTLNTIDTAINISPFSGYITNYGEESKVISNLTKLEEGQTSQPLMGEKGVFVCKVLKKNIPPPLANLDAFRAFYVHPAKNVVMNYIMPSLKKKYKVADNRSKFF; encoded by the coding sequence ATGGGAATGATTGCTAGTATCCGTAAACGTTTGTGGGTTGTAACTGTACTTATGGCCCTCGCACTTGTAGGTTTTATTGTGATGGATATGACATCCGGAGGGTCTGCTTCTTTATTCAATAATCCAGATTCTGTAGGTAAAGCAGCTGGTCAGGATTTGAGTTGGAGAGAATTTCAGAATACTGAACGCGTTTTATATGCCAATTCAGAAGTTGACTACTTTGGACGAAAAGATTATCTCTGGAACCAGTTTGTGGAAAAAAGTATCCTGGAAGCTGAGGCAAAACATACCGGCACAGGCATCAGTGAAGGCGAAATGCAGGAATTGCAGTTCGGTTACAATTTATCACCTATCATTCAGCGGAATTTTACGGACCCAAATACCGGCGCGATCAATCGCGAACAATTAAACGTTTTTAAACAAGGCCTTGAGGATGAAAGTCTTGACCCCAGACTTAAGGACTTTTGGTTGGTCCAGGAAAAAGAAGTGAATAAAGACCGCATGCACTCGAAATTAAACAACCTCGTTGCTAAATCTCTGTACATGCCCAATTTTATGGTCGAACGCAACCAATACGAAAGTAACTACAGACTTGATTTTGCCTATGGAGTGATTCCTTACAACGCCATCGATGAGGAGGAAATAAAAATAGAAGAAAGTGATTATGAAGCGATGCGTAAGGAAAAGGAAGCGTCCATTCGCACAGAAGAAGAAACCCGTACCGTTAAATTGGCAATTCTGGAAATTATCCCAACGTCCGAAGATAGTGCAACACTAAGAGAAGCAATAGCCTCTAAAATAGATGCTTTTCAAACGAGTACCAACGATTCCAGTTTTATTATCAGCAATTTAGGTACTTGGGAAGATGCATACAAACAAGCTTTTGAGTTAAATCCGGCCATTCAGGATACACTTTTCAAAATTCCGGTGGGTTCTGTTTATGGCCCTTACATTGACAATGGAGAATACAGGATTTCAAAAGTCCTGAACAGAAAAGCAATTCCTGATTCTGTAAAAGCAAGCCATATTCTCATCCGTGTTCAAACAAGAGAACAATACTTATCTGCAGTGAGCTTATTGGATAGCATTTCCAATTTAGTAAAAAATGGTACTTCAGGTTTTGATTCACTTGCCATGAAATTTAGCCAAGATCAAGGATCAGCTATAAAAGGTGGCGATTTAGGATATACCACAAAAGGCAAAATGGTCAAACCATTTAATGATGCTATTTTTTATCAAATGAAAAAAGGTGAACTCAAAATTGTACTCTCACAATTTGGATTACACCTAATATATTTGGAAGATGCTGCTTACAATAATAACACCATAGAAGTGCATCTTGGAACCATAGGCGAAACAATTCTCCCGGGTGAACAAGTTGCCAATAGTTTATACGATTATGCCCAAACGCTGATTCAGGAAAACAGAACACTTTCAGCTTTAGAAGAAGCGCTCAATAAAGAAGGAAAATACAAATTGGAAGTTGCCGGAAATTTATTTGAAAATACTTATCAAATTGCTACGATCGGGGCTTTTTCAAATAATACTGCCAGAGATATTGTGCGCTGGGCATTTGCAAAATCTACCAATGAAGGGGATGTAAGCCCAGAAGTTTATAGTATTCAGGAAGAAGTCAAAAAGTACACTCACAAATATGTCATTGCTGGTTTGTCAGAAATTGTTCCAAAGGGTATAGCTTCGATTGAACCATTCCGCAATCAGTTTAAGAATGAAATCCTCAAGCGCAAACGCTATGAGAAGATCAAAAATAAAATAGGAAATGTTACGGATCTTACTCTTGTCCTCGGCGAATACACTTTAAATACAATAGATACTGCAATTAATATTTCTCCATTTAGCGGTTATATTACAAATTATGGAGAAGAATCAAAAGTCATTTCGAATCTCACAAAATTGGAAGAAGGTCAGACTTCACAGCCGCTTATGGGCGAAAAGGGTGTTTTCGTTTGTAAAGTTCTTAAGAAAAACATTCCTCCACCTTTAGCAAATCTCGATGCCTTCCGTGCGTTTTATGTGCATCCTGCGAAAAATGTAGTCATGAATTATATCATGCCTTCTCTCAAAAAGAAATATAAGGTTGCCGATAATAGGAGCAAATTTTTCTAG